In Paracoccus fistulariae, a single window of DNA contains:
- a CDS encoding prephenate dehydratase produces the protein MTTNRIAFQGEPGAYSDEACRKARPDMEPLPCRTFEDVIDAVRNGQADLAMLPVENTTYGRVADIHRLLPESGLHIVDEAFVRVHISLMAMPGVAIEEVRKVRAHPVLLPQSAAFLSGYGIRGESAADSAGAAAELAESRDMTAGVLASDLAAEIYGLNILARHIEDHAHNTTRFLVMARDADHSRRAEMMMTTFVFRVRNIPAALYKAMGGFATNGVNMTKLESYMVDGVFTATQFYSDIQGHPGDANVRRALEELSYFSSQLNILGVYPADPLRARELQLTQE, from the coding sequence ATGACCACAAACCGCATTGCTTTTCAGGGGGAACCGGGCGCCTATAGCGACGAGGCATGCCGCAAGGCGCGCCCCGATATGGAGCCGCTGCCCTGCCGCACTTTCGAGGATGTGATCGATGCGGTGCGCAATGGACAGGCCGATCTGGCCATGCTGCCGGTCGAAAACACCACCTATGGTCGCGTGGCCGATATCCACAGGCTGCTGCCCGAATCCGGCCTTCATATCGTCGATGAAGCCTTTGTCCGCGTCCATATCAGCCTGATGGCCATGCCGGGCGTCGCCATCGAAGAGGTCCGCAAGGTCCGCGCCCATCCGGTGCTGTTGCCGCAATCGGCGGCCTTCCTGTCAGGCTATGGCATTCGCGGCGAATCCGCAGCCGACAGTGCCGGCGCCGCGGCGGAGTTGGCCGAAAGCCGCGACATGACGGCCGGGGTCCTGGCCTCGGATCTGGCGGCCGAGATCTATGGGCTGAACATCCTTGCCCGCCATATCGAGGATCACGCCCATAACACCACGCGCTTTCTGGTCATGGCGCGCGATGCCGACCATTCGCGCCGGGCCGAGATGATGATGACCACCTTCGTCTTTCGCGTCCGCAACATTCCCGCCGCGCTTTACAAGGCAATGGGCGGCTTTGCGACCAATGGCGTCAACATGACCAAGCTGGAAAGCTATATGGTCGATGGCGTCTTCACCGCGACGCAGTTCTACAGCGACATTCAGGGCCATCCGGGCGATGCCAATGTCCGCCGTGCCCTGGAAGAGCTGTCCTATTTTTCCAGCCAGCTGAACATCCTCGGCGTCTATCCCGCCGATCCGCT
- a CDS encoding c-type cytochrome, with product MFDTMTVTKAAGALIGALLFLMLANWAADGLFHVGSSESGDHGEQAQAYTIPVEDAGGGAEAEEEQIDFEALMAAADPAAGEKDFGKCRACHKLDGSDGVGPHLNGVVGRAVASVSGFAYSSAMVDHVAEEPTWTVEALQEFLANPKADVPGTKMTFAGLKKPEDRADLIAYLQAQQ from the coding sequence ATGTTCGACACCATGACCGTGACCAAGGCGGCCGGCGCGCTGATCGGCGCGCTGCTCTTTTTGATGTTGGCCAACTGGGCTGCCGACGGACTGTTCCATGTCGGGTCGTCCGAATCCGGCGATCACGGAGAGCAGGCGCAGGCCTATACGATCCCTGTCGAGGATGCCGGTGGCGGTGCCGAAGCCGAAGAAGAGCAGATCGACTTCGAGGCGCTCATGGCCGCAGCAGATCCGGCTGCGGGCGAGAAGGATTTCGGCAAATGCCGCGCCTGCCACAAGCTGGATGGCAGCGATGGCGTCGGGCCGCATCTGAACGGCGTTGTCGGCCGCGCGGTGGCTTCGGTTTCGGGCTTTGCCTATTCCTCGGCCATGGTGGATCACGTCGCCGAAGAGCCGACCTGGACGGTCGAGGCGCTGCAGGAATTCCTGGCCAATCCGAAGGCCGACGTGCCGGGCACCAAGATGACCTTTGCCGGTCTGAAAAAGCCGGAAGATCGCGCCGACCTGATCGCCTATCTGCAAGCGCAGCAGTAA
- a CDS encoding extracellular solute-binding protein, with amino-acid sequence MRLISPVIGLILGLGSAAALAQEPEQGTASGPNDERIVKSHGISLFGEPKLPADFTHLPYVNPNAPKGGELSQHGIGGFDSYNPFTFRGRATAPSILMLERVMESTLDDPLSQYCLLCETLEYPESRDWVIFNLRPEAKFSDGTPLTAEDVKFSFELLRDYGFSSYRQAIQQMVEGVEVLDDHRIKFTFQPDFPRRDVIGQVGGQIVFSRKDFEENDRDIEQPSNKPFIGSGPYMFDSDDFGKSVTLARNPDYWGKDLPINQGRHNYDRLRFEYFGDYDAAFEAFKAGVYTFRNEVSEQHWASRYDFPGFQQGYVVKEEIPDGNIASGDAWVFNLRREKFQDPRVREAIGLMFNFEWSNQALFYEMNSRVDSFWPNSDLKATGLPSEAELALLEPLAEDLPPGVLTEEAVMPPVSGDRQLDRRNLRKAAALLEEAGWVTGDDGMRRNAEGKKLEVRFLDFNQSFDRITNPFVQNLQALGVDASLERVDPSEMETRKRAHDFDIVRDALGNSYAIGGGTGQVFSSEDADDVFNPMGLANPAVDALIEIGSNAQTEEETRVVISALDRVLRALRFWVPQWYKTNYTFAYYDMYEHPKDLPLLSAGVTDFWWVNPEKEAALREAGALR; translated from the coding sequence ATGCGTTTGATTTCCCCGGTTATCGGTCTGATCCTTGGTCTGGGTAGTGCCGCTGCGCTGGCCCAGGAACCCGAACAGGGGACAGCCTCGGGCCCGAATGATGAGCGCATCGTCAAATCCCATGGGATCAGCCTGTTTGGCGAACCGAAGCTGCCCGCCGATTTCACGCATCTGCCCTATGTGAACCCGAACGCTCCGAAGGGCGGAGAACTGTCCCAGCACGGCATCGGTGGCTTCGACAGCTACAACCCGTTTACCTTTAGGGGCCGGGCCACGGCACCCAGCATTCTCATGCTGGAAAGGGTCATGGAATCCACGCTGGACGATCCCCTTTCGCAATATTGCCTGCTCTGCGAGACTTTGGAATATCCCGAAAGCCGCGATTGGGTGATCTTCAATCTCAGGCCCGAGGCGAAATTCAGCGATGGCACGCCCTTGACCGCCGAGGATGTCAAATTCTCGTTCGAACTGCTGCGCGACTATGGATTTTCGTCATATCGTCAGGCGATCCAGCAGATGGTTGAAGGCGTCGAGGTGCTGGATGATCACCGGATCAAGTTCACATTCCAGCCCGATTTTCCGCGACGCGACGTGATTGGACAGGTTGGCGGCCAGATCGTCTTTTCGCGCAAGGACTTCGAAGAGAACGACCGGGATATCGAACAGCCCAGCAACAAGCCCTTTATCGGCTCGGGTCCATATATGTTTGACAGCGACGATTTCGGAAAATCCGTGACGCTGGCGCGTAACCCAGATTACTGGGGCAAGGATCTGCCAATCAACCAGGGGCGTCACAATTACGACCGCCTGCGCTTCGAGTATTTCGGCGATTACGATGCCGCCTTCGAGGCCTTCAAGGCGGGTGTCTATACCTTCCGGAACGAGGTTTCCGAACAGCATTGGGCGTCCCGCTATGATTTCCCGGGTTTCCAACAGGGCTATGTCGTCAAGGAAGAAATTCCGGATGGCAATATTGCCAGTGGCGATGCCTGGGTGTTCAACCTGCGACGCGAAAAGTTTCAGGATCCGCGCGTTCGCGAGGCGATCGGGCTGATGTTCAATTTCGAATGGTCGAATCAGGCGCTGTTTTACGAGATGAACAGCCGGGTCGACAGTTTCTGGCCCAACAGCGATCTGAAGGCCACGGGGCTGCCATCGGAGGCCGAACTGGCCTTGCTGGAGCCATTGGCTGAGGATTTGCCGCCCGGTGTGCTGACCGAGGAAGCCGTCATGCCGCCGGTTTCGGGTGACCGGCAGCTTGATCGCCGCAATCTGCGAAAGGCGGCGGCGCTGCTGGAAGAGGCCGGTTGGGTCACGGGCGATGACGGCATGCGCCGCAATGCCGAGGGAAAGAAGCTTGAGGTGCGCTTTCTGGATTTCAACCAGAGTTTTGACCGCATCACCAATCCCTTCGTTCAGAACCTGCAGGCATTGGGGGTGGATGCAAGTCTTGAGCGGGTCGATCCGTCCGAAATGGAAACCCGCAAACGTGCGCATGATTTCGATATCGTCCGCGATGCGCTTGGTAACAGCTATGCGATTGGCGGAGGTACGGGACAGGTCTTCAGCTCGGAAGACGCGGATGATGTCTTCAACCCGATGGGTCTTGCCAACCCGGCGGTCGATGCGCTGATCGAGATCGGCAGCAACGCCCAGACCGAGGAAGAGACGCGGGTGGTCATCAGCGCCCTTGACCGCGTCCTGCGCGCGCTGCGCTTCTGGGTGCCGCAATGGTACAAGACCAACTACACCTTTGCCTATTACGATATGTACGAGCATCCCAAGGATCTGCCGCTTCTTTCGGCCGGGGTCACCGACTTCTGGTGGGTCAATCCCGAGAAAGAGGCCGCGCTGCGCGAGGCGGGCGCGTTGCGTTAG
- a CDS encoding microcin C ABC transporter permease YejB, translated as MISYILRRLLLIIPTLFGIMLVNFTLTQFVPGGPIEQIAAQIQGEGDVFRNISGGGGEAGQGATEEVYAGARGLPPEFIAQLEKEFGFDKPPVERFFSMLGNYLRFDFGTSWFRSISVVDLVLEKLPVSITLGLWSTLLAYVISIPLGIRKAVRDGTRFDTWTSGLIIMAYAIPAFLFAVLLMVLFAGGSYWQIFPLRGLTSDNFADLSTWGKIKDYAWHATLPVIASSISGFATLTLLTKNSFLDEINKQYVMTARAKGLTERRVLYGHVFRNAMLIVIAGFPALFLGVFFGSSILIETIFSLDGLGRLGFEAAVQRDYPVIFGTLYVFGLLSLVVGILSDMMYVFVDPRIDFDSRAG; from the coding sequence ATGATCTCGTATATCCTGCGGCGTTTGCTGCTGATCATTCCGACATTGTTCGGGATCATGCTGGTCAATTTCACATTGACCCAATTCGTGCCGGGTGGCCCTATCGAACAGATCGCAGCCCAGATCCAGGGCGAGGGCGACGTGTTCCGCAATATCTCGGGCGGGGGCGGAGAGGCCGGGCAGGGTGCCACCGAAGAGGTCTATGCCGGCGCGCGCGGATTGCCGCCGGAATTCATCGCCCAGCTGGAAAAGGAATTCGGCTTCGACAAACCCCCGGTCGAGCGGTTCTTTTCGATGCTGGGCAATTACCTGCGTTTCGATTTCGGCACCTCGTGGTTCCGGTCGATCAGCGTCGTCGATCTGGTGCTGGAAAAGCTGCCCGTCTCGATCACGCTGGGCCTGTGGTCGACGCTGCTGGCCTATGTGATCTCGATCCCGCTGGGCATCCGCAAGGCGGTGCGTGACGGGACGCGGTTTGACACCTGGACCTCGGGGCTGATCATCATGGCCTATGCCATCCCGGCCTTTCTGTTCGCGGTGCTGCTGATGGTGCTGTTCGCGGGCGGCAGCTATTGGCAGATCTTTCCGCTGCGGGGCCTGACCAGCGATAATTTCGCCGATCTCTCGACCTGGGGAAAGATCAAGGATTACGCCTGGCACGCCACCTTGCCGGTGATCGCCTCCAGCATTTCGGGCTTTGCCACACTGACGCTGCTGACCAAGAACAGCTTTCTGGATGAGATCAACAAGCAATATGTGATGACCGCGCGCGCCAAGGGCCTGACCGAGCGGCGAGTGCTGTATGGCCATGTCTTCCGCAACGCCATGCTCATCGTGATCGCAGGCTTTCCGGCGCTGTTTCTGGGCGTCTTCTTTGGCAGTTCGATCCTGATCGAGACGATTTTCTCGTTGGACGGTCTGGGCCGACTGGGCTTCGAGGCGGCGGTGCAGCGTGACTATCCGGTGATCTTCGGCACGCTTTACGTCTTTGGCCTGCTGTCGCTGGTGGTGGGGATCCTGTCTGACATGATGTATGTATTCGTCGATCCGCGCATCGACTTTGACTCGAGGGCGGGCTGA
- a CDS encoding ABC transporter permease: MAISELNRRRWRNFRRNGRAFWSLVIFSILFVIAMFAEVVANDKPIVVSYRGELYFPVYNFYPETTFGGDFKTEAIYRDPAVQCLIVTGGEQACWDEPEALIEAVGSGSSDVAEADQGWMIWPPIPYHFRTINNVGTAPSAPDGDHLLGTDDTARDVLARVIYGFRLSILFTLIVTAVASVIGIAAGAIQGYFGGRVDLFFQRILEIWASTPSLYVIIILFAILGRSFWLLVGVSILFGWPALVGVVRAEFLRARNFEYVRAARALGVGDGTIMFRHILPNAMVATLTMLPFVVAGTISSLAALDYLGYGLPSSAPSLGELALQAKQNLQAPWLAFTAFFTFAIMLSLLIFIFEGVRDAFDPRKTFR, from the coding sequence ATGGCGATATCCGAGCTGAACCGCCGCCGCTGGCGCAATTTCCGCCGCAATGGCCGGGCCTTCTGGTCGCTGGTGATCTTTTCGATCCTGTTCGTGATCGCGATGTTCGCCGAGGTAGTGGCCAATGACAAACCCATCGTCGTCAGCTATCGCGGAGAGCTGTATTTCCCGGTCTATAATTTCTATCCCGAGACCACCTTCGGCGGCGATTTCAAGACCGAGGCGATCTATCGCGATCCGGCGGTGCAATGCCTGATCGTCACCGGAGGAGAGCAGGCCTGCTGGGACGAGCCCGAAGCACTGATCGAGGCGGTCGGCAGTGGCAGCAGCGACGTGGCCGAGGCCGATCAGGGCTGGATGATCTGGCCGCCGATCCCCTATCATTTCCGCACCATCAACAATGTCGGCACCGCGCCAAGCGCGCCGGATGGCGATCACCTGCTGGGCACCGATGATACCGCGCGCGATGTGCTGGCGCGGGTGATCTATGGCTTCCGGCTGTCGATCCTGTTCACGCTGATCGTGACGGCGGTTGCCTCGGTCATCGGGATCGCGGCGGGGGCCATTCAGGGCTATTTCGGTGGCCGGGTCGATCTGTTCTTTCAACGCATTCTGGAAATCTGGGCCTCGACCCCGTCGCTTTACGTGATCATCATCCTGTTCGCGATCCTGGGGCGCAGTTTCTGGCTGCTGGTCGGCGTCAGCATCCTGTTCGGCTGGCCCGCGCTGGTCGGTGTGGTGCGGGCCGAATTCCTGCGCGCGCGGAATTTCGAATATGTCCGCGCGGCCCGTGCGCTTGGCGTGGGCGATGGCACCATCATGTTCCGCCATATCCTGCCCAATGCGATGGTGGCGACGCTGACCATGCTGCCCTTTGTCGTGGCGGGGACGATCAGCAGCCTGGCCGCGCTGGACTATCTTGGCTATGGCCTGCCCAGCTCGGCCCCGTCGCTGGGCGAACTGGCCTTGCAGGCCAAGCAGAACCTGCAGGCGCCCTGGCTGGCCTTCACCGCCTTTTTCACCTTTGCCATCATGCTGTCGCTGCTGATCTTCATCTTCGAAGGTGTGCGCGACGCCTTCGACCCGCGAAAGACGTTTAGATGA
- a CDS encoding ABC transporter ATP-binding protein translates to MPGTEDAHATPSPDSDAVLAVADLRIGFRQEGRTVPAVKGVSFHINKGETVALVGESGSGKSVTALSTVQLLGESAQVEGSVKYLDRELVGAPDRVLRDIRGNDISFIFQEPMTSLNPLHTLEKQLGESLALHQGLTGQAARDRIVDLLNRVGIRDAETRLADYPHQLSGGQRQRVMIAMALANGPDLLIADEPTTALDVTIQAQILDLLADLKRDEGLSMLFISHDLNIVRRIADRVCVMKDGEIVEQGPTARIFDDPQHDYTRMLLNAAPTGHADPVPEDAETLVRTEDLKVWFPIKRGLLRRVTGHVKAVNGATLSVRAGETLGIVGESGSGKTTLALAIMRLIDSDGPIIFMGQDIAGWTAKKLRRLRRDMQIVFQDPFGSLSPRMTVEQIIAEGLGVHGIDKGQDRRQMVADIMSEVGLKPETMHRYPHEFSGGQRQRIAIARAMILRPRVVVLDEPTSALDMTVQVQIVALLRSLQQKYGLAFLFISHDLRVVRAMSHKIMVMRAGEVIEQGTAEQIYDHPRDPYTRALLDAAFVGAE, encoded by the coding sequence ATGCCCGGCACGGAAGATGCGCATGCCACGCCGTCGCCCGACAGCGATGCGGTGCTGGCCGTCGCGGATCTTCGGATCGGCTTTCGCCAAGAGGGGCGGACAGTCCCGGCCGTCAAGGGGGTCAGCTTCCACATCAACAAGGGCGAAACCGTCGCGCTGGTCGGGGAATCAGGCTCGGGCAAGTCGGTGACGGCGCTGTCCACGGTGCAATTGCTGGGCGAATCGGCGCAGGTCGAAGGCTCGGTCAAATATCTGGACCGGGAACTGGTCGGCGCGCCCGACCGCGTTTTGCGCGACATTCGCGGCAATGATATCAGCTTCATCTTTCAAGAGCCGATGACCTCGCTGAACCCGCTGCACACGCTGGAAAAGCAATTGGGCGAAAGCCTGGCGCTGCATCAGGGGCTGACCGGGCAGGCGGCGCGCGACCGGATCGTGGATCTGCTGAACCGGGTCGGCATCCGCGACGCCGAAACCCGGCTGGCGGATTACCCGCACCAATTGTCCGGGGGGCAGCGGCAGCGGGTGATGATCGCCATGGCGCTGGCCAATGGTCCTGACCTGCTGATCGCCGATGAGCCGACCACCGCGCTGGATGTGACCATTCAGGCGCAGATCCTTGACCTGCTGGCCGATCTGAAGCGCGATGAAGGGCTGTCGATGCTGTTCATCAGCCATGATCTGAACATCGTGCGCCGGATTGCCGACCGCGTCTGCGTGATGAAGGATGGAGAGATCGTCGAACAGGGCCCGACCGCGCGGATCTTTGACGATCCGCAGCATGACTATACCCGGATGCTGCTGAATGCCGCGCCGACAGGCCATGCGGATCCGGTGCCCGAGGATGCCGAAACGCTGGTCCGGACCGAGGATCTGAAAGTCTGGTTCCCGATCAAGCGCGGCCTGCTGCGCCGCGTGACGGGCCATGTGAAGGCCGTGAATGGCGCCACCCTGTCGGTGCGCGCGGGCGAGACGCTGGGCATCGTCGGCGAATCCGGCAGCGGCAAGACGACGCTGGCGCTGGCGATCATGCGGCTGATCGACAGTGACGGTCCGATCATCTTCATGGGTCAGGATATCGCGGGCTGGACGGCCAAGAAGCTGCGGCGGCTGCGGCGCGATATGCAGATCGTGTTTCAGGATCCCTTTGGCAGCCTGTCGCCACGCATGACGGTGGAACAGATCATTGCCGAAGGTCTGGGCGTCCATGGCATCGACAAGGGGCAGGACCGCCGCCAGATGGTCGCCGATATCATGTCCGAGGTAGGCCTGAAGCCCGAGACGATGCACCGCTATCCCCATGAATTCAGCGGCGGCCAGCGCCAGCGCATCGCCATTGCCCGCGCCATGATCCTGCGACCGCGTGTCGTGGTGCTGGATGAACCGACCTCGGCGCTGGACATGACGGTGCAGGTGCAGATCGTGGCGCTGCTGCGCAGCCTGCAGCAGAAATACGGGCTGGCCTTTCTGTTCATCAGCCACGATCTGCGCGTCGTGCGGGCCATGTCCCACAAGATCATGGTCATGCGCGCGGGCGAGGTGATCGAGCAGGGCACCGCGGAACAGATCTATGACCATCCCCGCGATCCCTATACCCGCGCGCTTCTGGATGCGGCATTCGTTGGCGCGGAATGA
- a CDS encoding glycosyltransferase, with protein sequence MKILFVHQNFPGQFPHLSRALAERGHQVLALTDEKNQRPSPVDTARYKTPEAVQTSGALGRPYSNFMERAYLAARGARALRDRHDFVPDVILGHTGWGETLLLKEIWPDARLLVYAELMYRTRGHDVGFDPETGSATDEGRFMTVARSAHLIQGIVQADAAISPTRYQADSFPPELRQKITVIHDGIDTGTVCPNPQASLTLPGGHVLKPGDEVLSYVSRSLEPYRGFHIFMRALPQVLAQRPDAQVVLIGGDGVSYGGAPRDAETWKQKMLQEVGDRIDPDRVHFLGRVGYRDYLSLMQLTRVHCYLTYPFVLSWSLTEAMATGSYIVASDTAPVKELIRDGENGRLVPFFDVSALSAALVRGLAGDPDAPRLKQAARQTILDGYDLNRHSLPRQIEWLENQMAVR encoded by the coding sequence ATGAAGATCCTTTTCGTGCATCAGAATTTTCCCGGCCAGTTTCCGCATCTGTCGCGGGCGCTGGCTGAACGCGGGCATCAGGTGTTGGCGCTGACCGATGAAAAGAACCAGCGGCCCAGCCCGGTGGATACCGCACGCTACAAGACGCCCGAGGCGGTGCAGACCAGCGGCGCGCTTGGCCGACCCTATTCCAACTTCATGGAGCGCGCCTATCTGGCGGCGCGGGGCGCGCGCGCGCTGCGCGATCGCCATGACTTCGTGCCCGACGTGATCCTGGGCCATACCGGCTGGGGCGAAACCCTGCTGCTGAAAGAGATCTGGCCCGATGCACGTCTGCTGGTCTATGCCGAACTGATGTATCGCACGCGCGGCCATGATGTCGGCTTCGACCCCGAGACCGGTTCGGCGACCGATGAGGGGCGCTTCATGACCGTTGCCCGCTCGGCCCATCTGATCCAGGGCATCGTGCAGGCCGATGCTGCCATTTCGCCCACCCGCTATCAGGCCGACAGCTTTCCGCCCGAATTGCGCCAGAAGATCACCGTGATCCATGATGGCATCGACACCGGCACGGTCTGCCCGAACCCGCAGGCCAGCCTGACCCTGCCGGGCGGGCACGTGCTGAAGCCGGGGGATGAGGTGCTCAGCTATGTCTCACGCTCGCTGGAGCCCTATCGCGGCTTTCATATCTTCATGCGGGCGCTGCCGCAGGTGCTGGCCCAGCGACCCGATGCGCAGGTGGTGCTGATCGGCGGTGACGGTGTCAGCTATGGCGGTGCGCCACGCGATGCCGAGACATGGAAACAGAAGATGCTGCAAGAGGTCGGCGACCGGATCGACCCGGACCGTGTGCATTTTCTGGGCCGCGTGGGGTATCGCGATTATCTGTCGCTGATGCAGTTGACCCGCGTGCATTGCTATCTGACCTATCCCTTCGTTCTCAGCTGGTCGCTGACCGAGGCGATGGCGACGGGCAGCTATATCGTCGCCTCGGACACCGCGCCGGTGAAAGAGCTGATCCGGGACGGCGAAAACGGGCGGCTGGTGCCGTTCTTCGATGTCTCTGCGCTGTCGGCGGCGCTGGTGCGCGGGCTGGCGGGCGATCCCGACGCGCCGCGCCTGAAACAGGCCGCGCGACAGACGATTCTGGATGGCTACGACCTGAACCGTCACAGCCTGCCGCGCCAGATCGAGTGGCTGGAAAATCAGATGGCGGTGCGCTAG